In one Vallitalea longa genomic region, the following are encoded:
- a CDS encoding DNA repair ATPase, with amino-acid sequence MDVKDNKDIKTKNSNNDMENGTYEVIKNRLIKQGTDLQERVHKLNSIRKEVFGSIETKLLGSERIITENNCIPRDMAPVDDYFIFGYNVHIGLKSKVELSDVFSIYQYKDRTFQKQTLDLIVNDQFLRDFDELYKYYKNTFFAKFTIIEPYFYMIFQTGKNATDIKVFKWLIEDGKLTYVDCRSDHEVRFVGKNDFKFIKATRDDQRTGIHPHVSILDKVFVETIDGDLTIKVEDNTETGKGIYSEDVEDKDQNLDDAEIFYANLDQIIVLKIKPYKENDYRYFIFNNKLKNVVRIDSIKDTCMLLPGNHGLIFPQGYYLQNGEYKVFDVPADNLVFDQMISSSNGEDYQYIFYNIDSGIYLVYSYNIIEQTIDTPIVCSGYSHFNNGEMIVFKNEDEPRKNHMIQIWQTPYVGKNYVAESKNDSILFNIGNKDIVNCMAECKIVYKLIQKGESYQSIYFDIVKESEQIIDSYFWLDKEEVYNLKEVLISIKETSTFAIGEFEKVVRIKKSTKKQISNVADESEGLLKKLEYGTFDSIDEYVKVLADIRNLRGKIVSLRDLRYTDIPFVDALDVKVREKNEEFSKKCVEFIIQPEGLKPYADKVRELQDGVDKVNKSKEGKELSKKIDGTCTELELLIDIVSNFKIEDPTMTTEIIDKISSLFSLINNAKARLKTRVEQFTKSEMTTQFNSQMKLLSQAVVNYLDVSDTVEKCDQYLNKVMVQIQELEGKFAEFDDYIDKLGEKREELYTAFESKKQALIDKLNKRILGLVNSSERIIKGITNRLNGYDSVEKINGYLATDIMAEKVRDIISQLRELGDNVKADEISSRLKKLKEDAIRQLKDKEELYVNGENVIKLGRHQFSVNTKAIDLSIVQKDDELYYHITGTDFWDKVVHEDISKYEHVFSQSIVSESRDVYRGEYLAYLVFNAANTKQYESLDALYSKSEIQLVEIVQKYMEPRYQEGYTKGVHDSDAAKILKALLELNQNIDLLIYSSRVRALARLFWNRLIDADTKKLLTSRLSELAKVSEYFNTAPNLENYIPYIVEKLENTYKDIALFDNKNIPDAAEYLCKEIMKNKDFVVSREAKKMYDGFISYLRDKNALEIFELSIKNSKNDIEGLFYLIKEWVNAYGIGTNVFDGLEEDELVGLLDEVIVLLMENDRNLGRVINVDSKITITELVGSHYMINEGTYKLDYTKFMDKLNYYSEVTVNDYIKFQDIKKELIKEFKKELNLDEFKPKVLSSFVRNKLIDKVYLPLIGDNLAKQIGVIGENKRTDLMGMLLLVSPPGYGKTTLMEYIASRLGIILVKVNGPSLGNDVTSLDPGKASNTSARDELRKLNLALKMGNNVMIYVDDIQHCNPEFLQKFISLCDGQRKIEGVYNGVGQTYDLRGKKVAVVMAGNPYTESGEKFKIPDMLSNRADVYNLGDMLRENEEAFKLSYIENSLTSNPVLSKLASRSQKDIYGLIEMANGAERENVNLENNYSIDELNEYTSVIEKLFRVRDVVLKVNMEYIYSAAMADEYRNEPPFKLQGSYRNMNKIAEKIVPIMNDEELNHQILASYENDSQTLTSDAESNMLKWKEIAGCLSSEEQKRLDEIKSIFIKNKMIKGDDKLGQAVSVLSNLTDNIEMIKDILSRKNK; translated from the coding sequence TTGGATGTTAAAGATAATAAAGATATAAAAACTAAAAATAGTAATAACGATATGGAAAATGGTACATATGAAGTTATTAAGAACAGGCTTATCAAACAAGGAACTGATTTGCAAGAACGTGTTCACAAACTAAATTCCATTAGAAAAGAAGTTTTTGGTTCTATTGAAACTAAACTTCTTGGAAGTGAGCGTATTATAACTGAGAATAATTGTATACCAAGAGATATGGCACCAGTGGATGACTATTTTATCTTTGGTTACAATGTTCATATAGGTTTAAAATCCAAGGTTGAACTTAGCGATGTATTTTCTATTTATCAATATAAAGACCGTACATTCCAGAAGCAGACTCTTGATTTAATAGTTAATGACCAGTTCCTGAGAGATTTTGATGAACTCTACAAGTATTATAAGAATACATTTTTTGCTAAGTTTACTATAATAGAACCTTACTTCTATATGATTTTTCAGACCGGTAAAAATGCTACAGATATCAAAGTATTCAAATGGCTGATAGAAGATGGCAAGTTAACATATGTAGATTGTAGAAGTGACCATGAAGTTAGGTTTGTAGGTAAAAACGATTTTAAGTTTATTAAGGCCACCAGAGATGACCAAAGAACAGGTATACATCCACATGTCTCCATTCTTGATAAAGTCTTTGTTGAAACTATAGATGGAGACTTGACAATAAAAGTAGAAGATAATACAGAAACAGGTAAAGGGATATATTCAGAAGATGTTGAGGATAAGGACCAGAATCTTGATGATGCTGAAATATTTTATGCTAATCTAGATCAGATAATAGTACTTAAGATTAAGCCATACAAGGAGAATGATTATAGGTACTTCATATTCAACAATAAGTTGAAAAATGTTGTAAGAATCGATTCCATCAAAGATACATGCATGCTCCTTCCTGGGAATCATGGACTTATATTTCCTCAGGGTTATTATCTACAGAACGGTGAATATAAAGTATTTGATGTACCAGCTGACAATTTAGTTTTTGACCAGATGATCAGTTCATCCAATGGAGAAGATTATCAGTATATCTTCTATAACATTGATAGTGGTATATATTTAGTATATTCATATAACATAATTGAGCAGACAATAGATACACCGATTGTTTGTAGCGGATACTCACATTTTAATAATGGTGAGATGATAGTCTTCAAAAACGAAGATGAGCCAAGAAAAAATCATATGATACAGATATGGCAAACACCTTATGTTGGTAAAAATTACGTAGCTGAGAGTAAAAATGATTCTATCTTATTCAATATAGGTAATAAAGATATCGTTAACTGTATGGCTGAATGTAAGATAGTATATAAACTTATTCAAAAAGGTGAGAGTTATCAGAGTATATATTTTGATATAGTAAAAGAATCGGAACAAATAATAGATTCTTATTTCTGGCTTGATAAAGAAGAGGTATATAACTTAAAAGAAGTACTTATATCTATAAAAGAGACATCAACTTTTGCTATTGGTGAATTCGAAAAAGTAGTGAGAATCAAAAAGTCTACGAAAAAGCAAATAAGTAATGTTGCAGATGAATCAGAAGGACTTCTCAAAAAACTTGAATATGGTACATTTGATAGTATTGATGAATATGTGAAGGTATTAGCTGATATACGAAATCTTCGTGGTAAGATTGTTTCGCTAAGGGACTTGAGATATACAGATATACCATTTGTTGATGCATTAGATGTAAAGGTTAGAGAAAAGAATGAAGAGTTCTCTAAAAAGTGTGTAGAGTTCATAATTCAACCTGAAGGTCTTAAACCTTATGCTGATAAAGTAAGAGAATTACAAGATGGTGTTGACAAGGTCAATAAGTCAAAAGAAGGAAAAGAACTCTCCAAAAAAATAGATGGAACATGTACGGAACTGGAACTTTTGATAGATATCGTAAGTAATTTTAAGATTGAAGATCCTACAATGACTACAGAAATTATTGACAAAATATCATCGTTGTTTTCACTAATAAACAATGCTAAGGCAAGATTAAAAACTAGGGTGGAGCAATTTACTAAAAGTGAAATGACTACTCAGTTTAATTCACAAATGAAATTACTTAGTCAAGCTGTAGTTAATTATCTAGATGTTTCTGATACAGTAGAAAAATGCGATCAATATCTCAATAAAGTTATGGTCCAGATACAAGAATTAGAAGGTAAATTTGCTGAATTTGATGACTATATAGATAAGCTGGGAGAAAAACGAGAAGAATTATATACTGCTTTCGAGAGTAAGAAGCAGGCATTGATAGATAAGTTGAATAAACGTATCCTCGGATTAGTTAACTCTTCAGAGCGTATCATAAAGGGAATAACTAACAGACTTAATGGTTATGATTCAGTTGAAAAAATTAATGGATATCTTGCAACTGACATTATGGCTGAGAAAGTTAGAGATATCATTTCTCAGTTAAGAGAATTAGGAGACAATGTCAAGGCTGATGAAATTAGTTCAAGATTGAAAAAGCTAAAAGAAGATGCTATTCGTCAATTAAAAGATAAAGAAGAACTCTATGTTAATGGTGAAAATGTCATTAAATTAGGTAGACATCAGTTTTCAGTCAACACGAAAGCGATTGATTTATCTATTGTGCAAAAAGATGATGAATTATATTATCATATAACTGGTACGGATTTCTGGGATAAAGTAGTTCATGAAGATATTAGCAAATATGAACATGTATTTTCACAGAGTATTGTATCAGAAAGTAGAGATGTATATAGAGGCGAATACCTTGCTTATTTGGTATTTAATGCAGCAAATACCAAACAGTATGAAAGTTTGGATGCTCTATATTCTAAGTCTGAAATTCAGTTGGTGGAAATTGTTCAAAAGTATATGGAACCAAGATATCAAGAAGGCTATACTAAAGGGGTACATGATAGCGATGCAGCTAAGATATTAAAAGCATTACTTGAACTTAATCAGAATATAGATTTATTGATATATAGTAGTAGGGTTAGGGCATTAGCTAGATTATTCTGGAATCGATTGATTGATGCTGATACGAAAAAATTATTGACTTCCAGGTTGAGTGAATTGGCTAAGGTCAGTGAATACTTTAATACAGCACCTAATTTGGAGAATTATATACCTTATATAGTAGAAAAACTTGAAAACACCTATAAAGATATTGCTTTATTTGATAACAAGAATATTCCTGATGCAGCAGAATATCTATGTAAAGAAATTATGAAAAATAAAGATTTCGTTGTCAGTAGAGAAGCTAAAAAGATGTACGATGGTTTTATTAGCTATTTGAGAGATAAAAATGCTCTTGAAATTTTTGAACTATCTATTAAAAATAGCAAAAATGACATTGAAGGCCTTTTCTATCTGATTAAAGAATGGGTTAATGCTTATGGAATAGGAACTAATGTTTTTGATGGTTTAGAGGAGGATGAACTAGTAGGTTTACTTGATGAGGTAATTGTCTTGTTAATGGAGAATGACAGAAACTTAGGCAGAGTCATTAATGTGGATTCTAAGATAACTATAACTGAATTAGTTGGTAGCCATTATATGATTAATGAAGGAACTTACAAATTAGACTATACCAAGTTCATGGATAAATTGAATTACTATAGCGAAGTTACAGTTAATGACTATATCAAATTTCAAGATATTAAGAAAGAACTTATCAAGGAGTTCAAAAAAGAACTTAATCTTGATGAATTCAAACCAAAAGTTCTTTCATCATTTGTTAGGAATAAGCTTATTGACAAAGTATATTTACCTCTTATCGGAGATAATCTTGCTAAACAGATTGGTGTTATTGGAGAAAATAAGAGGACTGACTTGATGGGAATGCTATTGTTAGTTTCTCCACCAGGCTATGGTAAAACTACTTTAATGGAGTATATAGCAAGTAGACTTGGTATTATACTCGTTAAAGTTAATGGCCCTTCTCTTGGTAACGATGTAACATCATTAGATCCAGGAAAAGCGAGTAATACTAGTGCCAGAGATGAACTTAGAAAACTTAATCTTGCACTTAAGATGGGAAATAACGTCATGATATATGTTGATGATATACAGCACTGTAATCCAGAATTCTTACAGAAATTCATTTCTTTATGTGATGGACAGAGGAAGATCGAGGGAGTATATAATGGTGTCGGTCAAACATATGATCTAAGAGGTAAGAAAGTAGCTGTAGTAATGGCTGGTAATCCTTATACTGAGAGTGGTGAAAAATTCAAGATCCCTGATATGCTTTCCAACAGAGCAGACGTATATAATCTTGGAGATATGCTTAGGGAAAATGAAGAAGCCTTCAAGCTAAGTTATATTGAAAATAGCTTAACTTCTAATCCAGTGCTTAGTAAGCTCGCAAGTAGGAGTCAGAAGGATATATATGGTCTTATTGAAATGGCTAATGGAGCTGAAAGAGAAAATGTTAACCTTGAAAACAATTATTCAATAGATGAACTTAATGAGTATACCAGTGTCATAGAAAAACTATTTAGAGTAAGAGATGTAGTTCTAAAAGTGAACATGGAGTATATTTATTCTGCAGCTATGGCTGATGAATATAGAAATGAACCACCTTTCAAACTTCAAGGTTCTTATAGGAACATGAATAAAATAGCGGAAAAGATAGTTCCTATAATGAACGATGAAGAATTGAATCATCAAATACTAGCAAGTTATGAAAATGATTCCCAGACTCTAACATCTGATGCGGAATCTAATATGCTTAAGTGGAAAGAAATTGCTGGTTGCTTAAGTAGTGAAGAACAGAAACGGCTTGATGAAATCAAATCCATATTCATCAAGAACAAGATGATAAAAGGTGATGACAAGTTAGGTCAAGCTGTAAGCGTTTTAAGTAATCTTACTGACAACATAGAAATGATCAAAGATATTCTATCTAGAAAGAATAAATAG
- a CDS encoding flotillin family protein: MEYYSVQIILVTIGVVVIVVGGLLALFSRFYHKVEQGKVIVRNGVGGPIVCFGGIFVVPIVHRYEIMDIAVKRVEIAREGKDGLICKDNLRADIRVAFFVRVNQTREDVLKVAQLLGCQKASDPTTLMEFFDAKFSEALKTVGKKFDFVQLYTERETFKNEILQIIGTDLNGYVMDDAAIDYLEQTDVGLLNVNNILDSEGIKKITELTAEQRILANQIERDKQKTIKQQDVSAREAILELEKQNAEAEAKQKREIAIINSREIAEAEKVAQEERFKSEMARVKTEEEIEVAEQNKARQVIVAMKAKESTDAVETERVDRKRLLERTEKEKLVELATIEKEKEVEVQKKDIQSVIRERVSVEKDTVVEEEKIKDTRAIAEADRNKTVAIKKAEQESEKDLIIKVKTAEASKQAAERTAEKTIIDADAKLKASQKEAESIKVIVDAKVLQESTGGIAEAKVIEAKALAEAKGETAKIDVKEKEGNVEADILKKKYLAEAEGIKEKATSMKALDEVGKEHEEFKLKLEKEKEIALADINIQKDIASSQAAVITEALKSAKIDIVGGETMFFDKIIGSITRGKSYDRLVDNSEVLSDIKETFITGDPDYFKKQLQDLTGRFNLTSEDLKNLSIAGAVNKMMNNANGADKTMLGKLLDTVNKAGVADLPAKMIETTRK, encoded by the coding sequence ATGGAATATTATTCAGTTCAAATTATATTAGTTACTATCGGAGTAGTAGTAATTGTTGTTGGTGGATTACTTGCACTTTTTTCAAGATTCTATCACAAGGTAGAGCAAGGAAAAGTTATAGTAAGAAATGGTGTTGGTGGTCCAATAGTATGTTTTGGTGGTATTTTTGTTGTGCCAATAGTCCATAGATATGAAATAATGGATATCGCAGTTAAAAGAGTAGAAATAGCCAGAGAAGGAAAAGATGGTTTGATTTGTAAAGACAATCTAAGAGCTGATATAAGAGTTGCCTTTTTTGTAAGAGTAAATCAAACACGAGAAGATGTATTGAAAGTTGCTCAATTATTAGGTTGCCAAAAAGCATCTGATCCTACCACTTTGATGGAATTTTTTGATGCCAAGTTCTCAGAAGCCCTAAAAACAGTTGGTAAAAAATTTGATTTTGTTCAATTATATACTGAAAGAGAAACATTCAAAAATGAAATACTCCAAATTATTGGGACAGATTTAAATGGTTATGTTATGGATGATGCTGCAATTGATTACTTAGAACAAACTGATGTTGGTCTATTGAATGTTAATAATATCTTGGATTCAGAGGGTATCAAGAAAATAACTGAACTTACAGCAGAACAAAGAATCTTAGCTAATCAAATAGAAAGAGATAAACAGAAAACTATAAAACAACAGGATGTATCTGCAAGAGAAGCGATACTAGAACTTGAAAAACAAAATGCAGAAGCAGAAGCTAAACAAAAAAGAGAAATAGCGATCATTAATTCTAGAGAGATAGCAGAAGCAGAAAAAGTAGCTCAAGAAGAGAGATTCAAGTCAGAAATGGCTAGAGTCAAAACCGAAGAAGAGATAGAAGTTGCTGAACAAAATAAAGCAAGACAAGTTATTGTTGCTATGAAAGCAAAAGAAAGTACAGATGCCGTTGAAACTGAAAGAGTAGATAGAAAAAGATTACTAGAAAGAACAGAAAAAGAAAAGTTAGTTGAACTTGCAACTATAGAAAAAGAAAAAGAGGTAGAAGTTCAGAAAAAGGACATACAGTCAGTTATAAGAGAAAGAGTATCTGTTGAGAAAGATACTGTTGTTGAGGAAGAGAAGATAAAAGATACACGTGCTATAGCTGAAGCAGATCGTAATAAAACAGTAGCTATCAAAAAAGCAGAACAAGAATCAGAAAAGGATCTTATAATAAAAGTTAAGACAGCAGAAGCTTCAAAACAAGCTGCTGAGAGAACAGCAGAAAAAACAATCATTGATGCTGATGCAAAACTTAAAGCATCTCAAAAAGAGGCAGAGTCCATAAAAGTAATTGTTGATGCTAAGGTACTTCAGGAATCTACTGGTGGTATAGCTGAAGCAAAAGTTATTGAAGCGAAAGCTTTAGCAGAAGCGAAAGGTGAAACTGCTAAGATTGACGTAAAAGAAAAAGAAGGAAATGTTGAAGCAGATATCTTGAAGAAAAAATATTTGGCTGAAGCAGAAGGTATTAAAGAAAAAGCAACTAGCATGAAAGCATTAGATGAAGTAGGAAAAGAACATGAAGAGTTCAAACTCAAATTAGAAAAAGAAAAAGAAATTGCACTTGCAGATATCAATATCCAAAAAGATATAGCGAGTTCTCAAGCGGCTGTTATTACAGAAGCTCTTAAATCAGCTAAAATTGATATTGTTGGTGGAGAAACTATGTTCTTCGATAAGATTATCGGTTCTATTACAAGAGGTAAATCTTATGACCGTTTAGTTGATAATAGTGAGGTACTTAGTGATATAAAAGAAACATTCATAACAGGAGATCCAGATTACTTTAAGAAACAATTACAAGATTTAACAGGTAGATTTAACTTAACATCTGAGGATTTAAAGAATCTATCAATAGCTGGAGCTGTTAATAAAATGATGAATAATGCCAACGGTGCAGATAAAACAATGTTAGGCAAACTATTAGATACTGTAAATAAGGCAGGAGTTGCTGACTTACCAGCAAAAATGATAGAGACTACACGTAAATGA
- the aroF gene encoding 3-deoxy-7-phosphoheptulonate synthase, giving the protein MSNLTDNKVIDLGGLRIGDDKHPIFIAGPCSVESEEHILKAAFFLKKLGVHVLRGGCFKPRTSPYDFQGLGLEGIKYLKQAGEKAKLPIITEVMEEKYIDVVSECTDIIQIGSRNMYNYPLLKALGHTKNPIMLKRGLSATVKEWIMAAEYIAMGGNDKIIMCERGIRTFNDYTRNTLDLAAVSIIKRETGRPVIVDPSHGTGRRELVGPMSKAALACGASGLMIEVHEEPAHALSDGNQSLDFPQFEKLIMELRSIVNEPKAM; this is encoded by the coding sequence ATGAGTAATTTAACAGACAATAAAGTTATAGATCTTGGTGGGCTAAGAATAGGTGATGATAAACATCCAATATTTATAGCTGGACCTTGTTCAGTAGAATCAGAAGAACATATACTAAAAGCTGCTTTTTTTCTGAAAAAATTAGGCGTCCATGTGCTGAGAGGAGGTTGTTTCAAACCAAGAACCAGTCCTTATGATTTTCAGGGGTTAGGATTAGAAGGTATTAAATATTTGAAACAAGCTGGGGAAAAAGCAAAGCTACCTATTATAACAGAAGTTATGGAAGAAAAATACATAGATGTTGTAAGTGAATGCACAGATATCATTCAAATTGGCTCCAGAAATATGTATAATTATCCTTTACTTAAAGCTTTAGGGCACACCAAAAATCCCATTATGTTGAAAAGAGGATTAAGTGCAACAGTGAAAGAATGGATAATGGCGGCAGAATATATAGCAATGGGAGGGAATGATAAGATTATCATGTGTGAGAGAGGCATAAGAACATTTAATGATTATACTAGAAATACCTTGGATTTAGCTGCTGTAAGTATAATAAAAAGAGAAACAGGCCGTCCTGTCATAGTGGATCCTAGTCATGGGACAGGCCGAAGAGAACTTGTAGGACCTATGTCAAAAGCTGCTTTAGCATGTGGAGCTAGCGGGTTAATGATTGAAGTACATGAAGAACCTGCTCATGCACTTAGTGATGGCAATCAATCTCTGGATTTTCCACAGTTTGAAAAACTTATAATGGAGTTAAGATCTATAGTAAATGAGCCAAAAGCAATGTAA
- a CDS encoding epoxyqueuosine reductase produces MKNEELSIYIENKIKGFTHMPNNYYPDSNEKIWGKPIIGYSRGDDPLYRFIKQDIGGFYWTPLDIFSLKYPNLKVGADELTVISWILPQTEYTKTQQRLERCFPAKNWVKSRIYGEEFNDLLRKYLVNILIEYGYESVAPAIYGGWNYKKSLKYGYASNWSERHVAFVSGLGTFGLCDGLITKVGKAMRCGSIVARIQLKPTLRPYTDYHEYCLYYKYGTCKKCINRCPAGAISVNGHDKIKCRKYQSQIITEHTKKEYNLMSSCCGLCQTQVPCESGIPIKSKG; encoded by the coding sequence ATGAAAAATGAAGAATTATCTATATACATAGAAAATAAGATTAAAGGATTTACACATATGCCTAATAATTATTATCCAGACTCTAACGAAAAGATTTGGGGAAAACCTATTATTGGATATTCAAGAGGTGATGATCCATTATATCGATTTATTAAACAGGATATAGGTGGATTTTATTGGACTCCATTAGATATATTTAGTTTAAAATACCCTAATTTAAAGGTTGGTGCAGATGAATTAACTGTAATTAGTTGGATATTACCACAGACTGAATATACAAAAACTCAGCAAAGACTGGAAAGATGTTTTCCTGCTAAAAATTGGGTAAAGTCCAGAATATATGGAGAAGAATTTAATGATTTACTTCGTAAATATCTTGTTAATATTTTAATTGAATATGGATATGAATCAGTTGCACCAGCTATATATGGTGGGTGGAATTATAAAAAATCATTAAAATATGGATATGCGTCAAATTGGTCAGAGCGACATGTTGCATTTGTATCGGGGTTAGGAACATTTGGATTATGTGATGGTCTTATCACAAAAGTAGGAAAAGCAATGAGATGTGGCTCTATAGTAGCAAGGATACAACTTAAACCAACATTAAGACCATATACAGATTATCATGAATATTGTCTTTATTATAAATATGGTACTTGTAAGAAATGTATAAACAGGTGTCCAGCAGGGGCAATTTCTGTAAATGGTCATGATAAAATAAAATGCAGAAAATATCAATCTCAAATCATTACAGAACATACAAAGAAAGAATATAATTTGATGTCATCATGTTGTGGTTTATGCCAAACTCAAGTACCATGTGAATCTGGTATTCCTATTAAAAGTAAGGGTTGA
- a CDS encoding OB-fold-containig protein — protein sequence MVNITNPECKGVVTTELLKNAVTGVNIIPTALLGLILLYWITVIIGAFDFDFLDIDMDIGADNSGPFYAILAFLNVGELPFMLILSIFILNFWILSMLMYYLPFVAVGGLLNGILLIPAMIISIFITKYETIPLKGIFKYSNMQDNRNDQVTTQLCILMCDVKDGRLGQAKIKRDGASIVINVKSEYDEETFNKDETAFVNRKDTHKDIYYIVKLDI from the coding sequence TTGGTAAACATTACAAATCCTGAATGTAAGGGGGTTGTTACAACGGAGTTACTAAAAAATGCTGTTACGGGAGTAAATATTATACCTACAGCTTTATTAGGACTGATATTATTGTATTGGATTACAGTTATTATTGGTGCCTTCGATTTTGATTTTTTAGATATTGACATGGACATAGGTGCTGATAATTCAGGTCCATTCTATGCAATCTTAGCTTTCTTAAATGTAGGAGAATTACCTTTTATGTTAATACTTAGCATATTCATACTAAATTTTTGGATTTTATCAATGTTAATGTATTATTTACCCTTCGTTGCTGTAGGAGGTCTGTTAAATGGAATATTATTGATACCTGCCATGATAATTAGTATATTCATAACTAAATACGAAACCATTCCACTAAAAGGTATATTCAAGTATAGTAATATGCAAGATAACAGAAACGATCAAGTAACCACACAACTGTGCATATTGATGTGCGATGTTAAAGATGGACGTCTAGGTCAAGCAAAAATTAAAAGAGATGGTGCTTCAATAGTAATTAATGTCAAATCCGAGTATGATGAAGAAACATTTAATAAGGATGAGACTGCATTCGTCAACAGAAAAGACACACATAAAGATATATATTACATTGTCAAGTTAGATATATAA
- a CDS encoding helix-turn-helix transcriptional regulator translates to MKNNIKNNIKVLRKEHKLSQEELAMAVKTTRQTITSIEVGKYAASLPLAYKIAKYFGKTIEEVFDFSEMEDI, encoded by the coding sequence ATGAAAAACAACATTAAAAACAATATTAAGGTACTAAGGAAAGAACATAAGTTATCTCAGGAAGAATTAGCTATGGCAGTTAAAACTACACGCCAAACGATTACTTCAATTGAAGTAGGTAAATATGCTGCCTCATTACCACTAGCATATAAAATAGCTAAATATTTTGGAAAGACCATTGAAGAGGTTTTTGATTTTTCAGAAATGGAGGATATTTAA
- a CDS encoding potassium channel family protein, translated as MIDCDERLNNMGKNIVNVIASKIKNNRINLNQSVYYNGKFIECFITESMKYCKFINHGWINCSIFGLTIEGCEFENFIIEDSNMRNIVFKDCKLDRIIIKDSKLVEITFINCNIYELQCEKVVFDKASFLKCYSENSYYLLTKFMDTKYIDTIHESLSMDSPIIYKLSFVGKCKFNFLIIMYPKILDMLELSKDMMLDSNTYIDKFHIKNIDTKSNDSISFYSGVDQIKKISMIYYRLYEICKINNINDLSGDYFYLYKQLERMTIKRKKDKFISFVNCIVIGYGEKPFRTLGISAILVIVFASLYLFCGLQIEGQPVYYGFSSHNCMSIRELVNVFGTYLHFSIVTFTTVGYGNIVPIGLSRLFTSIEMILGVVMIALFTGTLLRKMTK; from the coding sequence GTGATTGATTGTGATGAACGACTTAATAATATGGGAAAGAATATTGTTAATGTAATAGCTAGTAAAATTAAAAATAACAGAATTAATTTGAATCAATCTGTGTATTATAATGGGAAGTTTATAGAGTGTTTCATTACGGAAAGTATGAAGTATTGTAAGTTTATAAATCACGGATGGATTAATTGTTCAATTTTTGGACTAACTATAGAAGGATGTGAATTTGAGAATTTCATTATTGAAGATTCCAATATGAGAAATATAGTATTTAAAGATTGTAAGTTAGATAGAATTATTATAAAAGATTCAAAACTAGTTGAGATAACATTTATAAATTGTAATATATATGAATTACAATGCGAAAAAGTTGTATTTGATAAAGCTTCATTTTTAAAATGCTATAGTGAAAATTCGTATTATTTATTAACTAAATTTATGGATACAAAATATATAGATACAATACATGAATCATTAAGTATGGATAGTCCAATTATATATAAGCTGAGTTTTGTTGGTAAGTGTAAATTTAACTTTTTAATAATTATGTATCCAAAAATATTGGATATGTTAGAACTTAGTAAAGATATGATGTTGGATTCTAATACATATATAGATAAATTTCATATAAAAAATATTGATACAAAAAGTAATGATTCTATCTCATTTTATTCAGGAGTAGACCAGATTAAAAAAATATCTATGATATATTATAGACTATACGAGATATGTAAAATTAATAATATTAATGATCTGTCAGGTGATTATTTTTATTTATATAAGCAATTAGAACGAATGACTATCAAAAGAAAGAAGGACAAATTTATATCATTTGTTAATTGTATAGTTATAGGATATGGTGAAAAACCTTTTAGAACTTTAGGTATTTCGGCAATATTAGTAATAGTATTTGCATCATTATATTTATTTTGCGGATTACAAATAGAAGGACAACCGGTGTACTATGGATTTTCATCTCATAATTGTATGTCTATAAGAGAACTCGTCAATGTTTTTGGAACATATCTTCATTTTAGTATAGTAACTTTTACAACAGTGGGATATGGTAATATAGTGCCAATTGGATTAAGCAGATTATTTACTTCTATTGAAATGATATTAGGTGTAGTCATGATTGCTCTTTTCACAGGAACATTATTAAGGAAAATGACAAAATAA